The following proteins are encoded in a genomic region of Variovorax paradoxus:
- a CDS encoding KdsC family phosphatase: MPLDFQAETLLAAQDVRIAFFDIDGVLTDGGVYFTEHGETLKRFSILDGYGLKLLRLAGITPAVITGRDSKPLRVRLEALGIQHVRYGTEDKLPAAQAMLEQLGFGWHQAAAIGDDWPDLPVLSRVGFAAAPANAHVEVRNAVSYVTRARGGEGAAREFCDLLLTACGQYRRLLDAARGPTQ, from the coding sequence ATGCCGCTCGATTTCCAGGCCGAGACCTTGCTGGCAGCGCAGGATGTGCGCATCGCGTTCTTCGACATCGACGGCGTGCTGACCGACGGCGGCGTGTACTTCACCGAGCACGGCGAAACCCTCAAGCGCTTCAGCATCCTCGACGGCTACGGCCTCAAGCTGCTGCGCCTGGCGGGCATCACGCCGGCGGTGATTACCGGGCGCGATTCCAAGCCGCTGCGCGTGCGGCTCGAAGCGCTCGGCATCCAGCATGTGCGCTACGGCACCGAAGACAAGCTGCCCGCGGCCCAGGCCATGCTCGAACAGCTGGGCTTCGGCTGGCACCAGGCGGCGGCCATCGGCGACGACTGGCCCGACCTGCCGGTGCTGAGCCGCGTCGGCTTTGCGGCGGCGCCGGCCAATGCGCATGTCGAGGTGCGCAATGCAGTCAGCTATGTCACGCGCGCACGCGGCGGTGAAGGCGCGGCGCGCGAGTTCTGCGATCTGCTGCTCACGGCCTGCGGCCAGTACAGGCGCCTGCTCGACGCCGCGCGAGGCCCGACGCAATGA
- a CDS encoding monovalent cation:proton antiporter family protein, translating to MSSFDLTLLYLLAAVIGVVVCRSLKLPPMLGYLSAGVLIGPHALALAQNSEGIRHLGEFGVVFLMFVIGLEFSLPKLRAMRKHVFGLGLLQVLLTMTLATAGALLIASQLPPAWRLGWQTALALSGALTMSSTAIVVKLMAERLELESEHGKRVMGVLLFQDLAVVPLLVLIPALGAPPEALAKALALALVKATLLIGVLLYGGPRVMRWWLTLVARRRSEELFILNVLLIALGLAWLTELAGLSLALGAFIAGMLVSETEYKHQVETDIRPFHDVLLGLFFITVGMSLDWHIVVDRWALVAVLLVLPLAFKLALVTVLARVLGATSGVSLRTGLYLAQAGEFGFVLLTLAQERSLLPPWLANPVLASMVLSMLATPFIVMYTNAIVRKLVASDWLQQSLQMTSIARKTINTAKHVIICGYGRCGQNLARILEREGIPYMALDLDPDRVRQAAAAGDSVVFGDAARLQALMAAGLARASAVVVTYLDVPGAMKVLANTRAHAPQVPVIVRTQDDHDLEKLQAAGATEVVPEAIEGSLMLASHALALVGVPMRRVIRVVQDQRDARYNLLRGYFHGADDDNADELDHERLNTFTLTPGARAVGQTLARLALETLNVRVASLRRHDGQPQEPADDTVLTDGDTLVLSGKPAALAVAIERLQKG from the coding sequence ATGTCTTCGTTCGATCTCACGCTGTTGTATTTGCTTGCCGCGGTCATCGGCGTGGTGGTCTGCCGTTCGCTGAAGCTGCCGCCGATGCTGGGCTATCTGTCGGCCGGCGTACTGATCGGCCCTCATGCGCTGGCTTTGGCGCAGAACTCCGAAGGCATCCGCCACCTGGGCGAGTTCGGCGTGGTGTTCCTGATGTTCGTCATCGGACTGGAGTTCAGCCTGCCCAAGCTGCGCGCCATGCGCAAGCACGTGTTCGGACTCGGCCTGTTGCAGGTGTTGCTGACGATGACGCTCGCCACCGCCGGCGCGCTGTTGATCGCCTCCCAGCTCCCGCCGGCGTGGCGGCTCGGGTGGCAGACGGCGCTGGCGCTCTCGGGCGCGCTCACCATGAGCAGCACCGCCATCGTGGTCAAGCTGATGGCCGAACGGCTCGAGCTCGAAAGCGAGCACGGCAAACGCGTGATGGGCGTGCTGCTGTTCCAGGACTTGGCCGTGGTGCCGCTCTTGGTGCTGATTCCCGCGCTCGGCGCACCGCCCGAAGCGCTGGCCAAGGCCCTCGCGCTGGCGCTGGTCAAGGCCACCTTGCTGATCGGCGTGCTGCTGTACGGCGGCCCGCGCGTCATGCGCTGGTGGCTCACGCTCGTGGCGCGGCGGCGCAGCGAAGAGCTCTTCATCCTGAACGTGCTGCTGATTGCGCTCGGCCTGGCCTGGCTGACCGAACTGGCCGGGCTGAGCCTGGCACTGGGCGCCTTCATCGCCGGCATGCTGGTTTCCGAGACCGAATACAAGCACCAGGTCGAAACCGACATCCGTCCGTTCCACGACGTGCTGCTGGGCCTGTTCTTCATCACCGTGGGCATGTCGCTCGACTGGCACATCGTGGTGGACCGCTGGGCGCTCGTCGCCGTGCTGCTGGTGCTGCCGCTGGCGTTCAAGCTGGCGCTGGTCACCGTGCTGGCGCGGGTGCTGGGCGCCACCTCGGGCGTGTCGCTGCGCACCGGCCTCTACCTGGCGCAGGCCGGCGAATTCGGCTTCGTGCTGCTGACGCTGGCGCAGGAGCGGAGCCTGCTGCCGCCGTGGCTGGCCAACCCGGTGCTGGCCTCGATGGTGCTGTCGATGCTCGCCACCCCGTTCATCGTCATGTACACCAACGCCATCGTGCGCAAGCTGGTGGCGAGCGACTGGCTCCAGCAGTCGCTGCAGATGACAAGCATCGCGCGCAAGACCATCAATACCGCGAAGCACGTGATCATCTGCGGCTACGGGCGCTGCGGCCAGAACCTGGCGCGCATCCTGGAGCGCGAAGGCATTCCCTACATGGCGCTCGACCTCGACCCCGACCGGGTGCGCCAGGCCGCCGCGGCCGGCGATTCGGTGGTGTTCGGCGATGCGGCGCGGCTGCAGGCGCTGATGGCGGCCGGCCTGGCCCGCGCCAGCGCCGTGGTCGTGACCTACCTCGACGTGCCGGGCGCCATGAAAGTGCTGGCCAACACCCGCGCCCACGCGCCGCAGGTGCCGGTGATCGTGCGCACGCAGGACGACCACGACCTCGAGAAACTGCAGGCGGCCGGCGCGACCGAGGTGGTGCCCGAGGCCATCGAGGGTTCGCTGATGCTCGCGAGCCACGCGCTCGCGCTCGTCGGCGTGCCCATGCGGCGCGTGATCCGCGTGGTGCAGGACCAGCGCGACGCGCGCTACAACCTGCTGCGCGGCTACTTCCACGGTGCCGACGACGACAACGCCGACGAGCTCGATCACGAGCGGCTCAACACCTTCACGCTCACCCCCGGCGCCCGCGCCGTCGGCCAAACCCTGGCGCGGCTGGCGCTGGAAACATTGAATGTGCGCGTCGCCAGCCTGCGGCGCCACGATGGCCAGCCCCAGGAACCTGCCGACGATACGGTGCTGACAGATGGCGACACCCTGGTGCTGTCAGGCAAGCCGGCCGCCTTGGCCGTGGCCATCGAGCGCCTGCAAAAAGGTTAG
- a CDS encoding KpsF/GutQ family sugar-phosphate isomerase encodes MSSAPLPPVVNADAILARARATFDIESDAVLGLKSRVGPSFVDAVRKILEVRGRVVVMGMGKSGHVGRKIAATLASTGTPAMFVHPAEASHGDLGMIKSVDLVLAISNSGEVDELTVILPVVKRQGVPLIAMTGRVDSTLARHADIVIDAGVAKEACPLNLAPTASTTAQMAMGDALAVALLDARGFGSEDFARSHPGGALGRKLLTHVADVMRSGDEVPRVAPTATLSELMREMSSKGLGATAVVDAEGRAIGIFTDGDLRRQVETGGDLRGLTAADVMHSGPRTLRAEALAVEAAELMEEHRITSVLIVDPAGHLVGALSINDLMRAKVI; translated from the coding sequence ATGAGTTCAGCTCCCCTGCCCCCCGTGGTCAACGCCGACGCCATCCTCGCGCGCGCGCGCGCCACCTTCGACATCGAGTCCGATGCCGTGCTCGGCCTCAAGTCGCGCGTGGGTCCGAGCTTCGTCGATGCCGTGCGCAAGATCCTCGAAGTGCGCGGCCGCGTCGTCGTGATGGGCATGGGCAAAAGCGGCCATGTCGGCCGCAAGATCGCCGCCACCCTTGCTTCCACCGGCACGCCGGCGATGTTCGTCCACCCGGCCGAGGCCAGCCACGGCGATCTGGGCATGATCAAGTCGGTCGACCTGGTTCTGGCCATCTCCAACAGCGGCGAGGTCGACGAGCTCACCGTGATCCTGCCCGTGGTCAAGCGCCAGGGCGTGCCCCTGATCGCGATGACCGGCCGTGTCGATTCCACCCTGGCGCGCCACGCCGACATCGTGATCGACGCGGGCGTTGCCAAGGAAGCCTGCCCGCTCAACCTCGCCCCCACCGCCAGCACCACCGCCCAGATGGCGATGGGCGATGCACTGGCGGTGGCGCTGCTCGACGCGCGCGGCTTCGGCTCCGAAGACTTCGCACGCTCGCACCCCGGCGGCGCGCTGGGCCGCAAGCTGCTCACGCATGTGGCCGACGTGATGCGCTCGGGCGACGAAGTGCCGCGGGTGGCACCGACCGCCACGCTCAGCGAATTGATGCGCGAGATGAGCTCCAAGGGCCTGGGCGCCACCGCCGTGGTCGATGCCGAAGGCCGCGCCATCGGCATCTTCACCGACGGCGACTTGCGCCGCCAGGTCGAGACCGGCGGCGACCTGCGCGGCCTGACCGCCGCCGATGTGATGCACTCCGGTCCGCGCACGCTGCGGGCCGAGGCATTGGCGGTCGAGGCGGCCGAACTGATGGAAGAACACCGCATCACCAGCGTGCTCATCGTCGACCCCGCGGGGCATTTGGTCGGCGCGCTGAGCATCAACGACCTGATGCGCGCGAAGGTCATCTGA
- the lptC gene encoding LPS export ABC transporter periplasmic protein LptC, translating to MTRAWSLLRNALDRATIYLPIILTAAVALGTYWLVRNAPKLLEPTAKAAPTHEPDYFMRGFVIKNYLPNGDLRSELHGKEGRHYPDTDTTEVDDVRVRSISTEGYTTHATANRGLSNSDGSEIQLFGNAIVIRDPVVAANGKSTPRLEFRGDFLHAFLDTEKVTSNKPVTLIRGSDQFTADNLDYDNLSGVANLTGRVRGVLIPSAAAGGKPR from the coding sequence ATGACGCGCGCCTGGAGCCTGCTGCGCAACGCGCTCGATCGCGCCACGATCTACCTGCCGATCATTCTCACGGCGGCCGTCGCGCTCGGCACCTATTGGCTGGTGCGCAATGCGCCCAAGCTGCTCGAGCCTACCGCCAAAGCCGCGCCCACCCACGAGCCGGACTATTTCATGCGCGGGTTCGTGATCAAGAACTACCTGCCCAACGGCGACCTGCGCAGCGAACTTCATGGCAAGGAAGGCCGGCACTACCCCGACACCGACACCACCGAAGTCGACGATGTGCGCGTGCGATCCATCTCCACGGAGGGTTACACGACCCACGCCACGGCCAACCGCGGCCTCTCGAATTCCGACGGCAGCGAGATCCAGCTTTTCGGCAACGCCATCGTCATCCGCGATCCGGTCGTGGCTGCCAACGGCAAGTCGACGCCGCGCCTCGAATTCCGCGGCGACTTCCTGCATGCCTTTCTCGACACCGAGAAGGTGACGTCGAACAAGCCCGTCACGCTCATTCGCGGCAGCGACCAGTTCACCGCCGACAACCTCGACTACGACAACCTGAGCGGCGTTGCCAACCTCACTGGCCGCGTGCGCGGCGTGTTGATTCCGTCGGCGGCCGCGGGCGGCAAGCCGCGCTGA
- the mnmE gene encoding tRNA uridine-5-carboxymethylaminomethyl(34) synthesis GTPase MnmE — protein MTFARTTDPIVAIATASGRGAVGIVRVSGARLAPLIEALCGRSLKPREATYLPFRDAAGEPVDHGLAIHFPSPHSFTGEDVLELQAHGGTVVLQLLLARCLEAAAEPDPVTGRPRLSGLRVAEPGEFSQRAFLNGKIDLAQAEAIADLIDASTEAAARSAGRSLSGAFSREIHTLRDALIHLRMLVEATLDFPEEEIDFLQKADATGQLARLQAQLAAVQQRAKQGALLREGIKVVIAGQPNAGKSSLLNALAGAELAIVSAVAGTTRDVVSQTIQIHGVPLHVADTAGLRDSSDEVEQIGVARAWGQIESADAVLFLHDLTRAGLPDYAAADAEILRSLRQKLPASVPVLDVWNKQDAAPMGSAGAAQGIALSAKTGLGIEALREQLLAMAGWQSVPEGVYLARARHVQALGRVETHLELAASHLAAQAQLLDLLAEELRLAQNALNEITGEFGADDLLGVIFSRFCIGK, from the coding sequence ATGACATTCGCCCGCACCACCGATCCCATCGTCGCCATCGCCACCGCCTCGGGGCGCGGGGCGGTGGGCATCGTGCGCGTCTCGGGTGCGCGGCTTGCGCCGCTGATCGAGGCGCTCTGCGGCCGGTCGCTGAAGCCGCGCGAAGCCACTTATCTCCCCTTCCGCGATGCGGCCGGCGAGCCGGTCGACCATGGCCTGGCGATTCACTTTCCCTCGCCGCATTCGTTCACCGGCGAAGACGTGCTCGAGTTGCAGGCCCATGGCGGAACGGTCGTGCTGCAGTTGCTGCTGGCGCGTTGCCTCGAAGCCGCCGCAGAGCCCGATCCGGTCACCGGCCGGCCGCGACTGTCCGGCCTGCGCGTGGCCGAGCCGGGCGAGTTCAGCCAGCGCGCCTTTCTCAACGGCAAGATCGACCTGGCCCAGGCCGAGGCCATCGCCGACCTGATCGACGCCAGCACCGAGGCGGCCGCGCGGAGCGCCGGGCGCTCGCTTTCGGGGGCCTTCTCGCGCGAGATCCATACGCTGCGCGACGCGCTGATTCATCTGCGCATGCTGGTCGAGGCGACGCTCGACTTTCCCGAAGAGGAAATCGACTTTCTCCAAAAGGCCGATGCCACCGGGCAGCTCGCGAGGCTGCAGGCGCAACTGGCGGCAGTGCAGCAGCGCGCAAAACAGGGCGCGCTGCTGCGCGAAGGCATCAAGGTCGTCATTGCGGGCCAGCCCAATGCAGGCAAAAGTTCGCTGCTCAACGCGCTGGCCGGCGCCGAGCTGGCCATCGTGAGCGCGGTGGCGGGCACGACGCGCGACGTCGTTTCGCAGACCATCCAGATCCACGGCGTGCCGCTGCATGTGGCCGACACCGCGGGCCTGCGCGACAGCAGCGACGAGGTCGAGCAGATCGGCGTGGCGCGCGCGTGGGGCCAGATCGAGAGCGCCGACGCCGTGCTGTTCTTGCACGACCTGACGCGTGCGGGCTTGCCTGACTACGCCGCAGCCGACGCAGAGATCCTGCGCAGCCTGCGGCAGAAGCTGCCTGCGAGCGTGCCGGTGCTCGACGTCTGGAACAAGCAGGACGCCGCACCGATGGGCAGCGCGGGCGCGGCCCAGGGCATTGCCTTGTCCGCCAAGACCGGCCTCGGCATCGAAGCGCTGCGCGAGCAGCTGCTGGCCATGGCGGGCTGGCAGTCGGTGCCGGAGGGCGTTTACCTGGCGCGGGCGCGCCACGTGCAGGCGCTGGGCCGCGTCGAAACCCACCTGGAGTTGGCTGCAAGCCACTTGGCTGCCCAAGCCCAGTTGCTCGATCTGCTGGCCGAGGAGTTGCGTCTCGCGCAGAACGCACTGAACGAAATCACCGGCGAATTTGGCGCCGACGACCTGCTGGGGGTCATCTTTTCGCGCTTCTGCATCGGTAAATAG
- a CDS encoding Crp/Fnr family transcriptional regulator: MSIQNLSRAIADNNSNDAFALTLNVQQWETLAGYLQPIDTGVGDVLIEQGTHDRSVYFLEGGAISVHRVSSKEQMKLAVLMPGSVVGEGSFFSREPHSANVVVTGAGRVWRLTAIRFAEMSNRQPNLALEIAMGLGAVIAKRMAHRSKRVAVT, encoded by the coding sequence ATGTCCATCCAGAACCTGAGCCGCGCCATCGCGGACAACAACAGCAACGACGCGTTCGCGTTGACGCTCAACGTACAGCAGTGGGAAACGCTGGCGGGCTACCTGCAGCCGATCGATACCGGCGTGGGCGACGTTCTCATCGAGCAAGGCACGCACGACCGTTCGGTGTATTTCCTCGAGGGCGGCGCGATCAGCGTCCATCGCGTGAGCAGCAAGGAACAGATGAAGCTCGCCGTGCTCATGCCCGGATCGGTCGTGGGCGAAGGCTCTTTCTTTTCGCGCGAACCGCATTCGGCCAACGTGGTGGTCACCGGCGCGGGCCGCGTATGGCGCCTCACGGCGATCCGGTTCGCCGAAATGTCGAATCGCCAACCCAACCTCGCGCTCGAAATCGCCATGGGGCTCGGTGCCGTGATCGCCAAGCGCATGGCGCACCGCTCCAAGCGCGTCGCGGTGACCTGA
- a CDS encoding zinc ribbon domain-containing protein, translating to MALICPVCSTENREGANFCRSCGGKLPSAAPTPSPAPMAPPPAPDSRSDREWAATAPAQLRAPTIPGGLFDGSLPIASQAAYMHAGSLADEKTVIVGTGGSKRPPSPPREPRAKKASRPRTPRPAGAEVRKPPRLRGILLWLVLLAVGLLMIAAGWYGYGTDKPSAQAKVTAPAAPAGPAIAPPALTEASGAAAPAPEHPPAEPPAAEPTLVAPAPAASAAAASPKPLSAAAAAKSRKAAAAAPPQPGAPEAAPAVAPAPAPTPAAAGPADPQSICGDRNFIAKAQCMAAQCLKPEFKTHAQCEAVRRQQRIEEEKRNPTLVN from the coding sequence ATGGCCTTGATCTGTCCGGTATGCAGCACGGAGAACCGCGAGGGCGCGAATTTCTGCAGGAGTTGCGGCGGCAAGCTGCCGTCCGCAGCACCCACACCCTCGCCTGCGCCGATGGCGCCGCCTCCAGCCCCCGACAGCCGGTCGGACCGCGAATGGGCCGCTACGGCGCCCGCGCAATTGCGCGCACCCACCATTCCCGGCGGGCTTTTCGACGGCAGTTTGCCGATCGCTTCTCAAGCCGCCTACATGCATGCCGGCTCGCTGGCCGATGAGAAGACCGTCATCGTCGGAACGGGCGGTTCGAAGCGGCCACCCTCGCCGCCGCGTGAACCCCGGGCCAAGAAAGCCTCCAGGCCCAGGACGCCGCGGCCCGCCGGGGCCGAGGTTCGGAAGCCGCCGCGCTTGCGCGGCATCCTGCTTTGGCTGGTGTTGTTGGCGGTGGGGCTGCTCATGATCGCCGCCGGGTGGTACGGGTACGGAACGGACAAGCCGAGCGCGCAGGCCAAAGTGACGGCACCCGCTGCACCTGCGGGGCCGGCCATTGCGCCACCTGCCTTGACCGAGGCTTCGGGAGCGGCGGCGCCGGCGCCGGAACATCCGCCCGCAGAGCCGCCGGCGGCGGAACCAACGCTCGTTGCTCCGGCGCCGGCCGCATCGGCCGCCGCGGCGAGTCCGAAGCCGCTGTCCGCCGCCGCTGCGGCCAAGTCGCGCAAGGCGGCGGCAGCGGCCCCGCCGCAACCCGGCGCGCCCGAGGCTGCACCGGCAGTGGCCCCCGCGCCCGCCCCGACGCCCGCGGCGGCGGGGCCGGCCGATCCGCAGTCCATCTGCGGCGACCGCAACTTCATCGCGAAGGCCCAGTGCATGGCCGCGCAGTGCCTCAAGCCCGAATTCAAGACGCATGCGCAATGCGAGGCGGTGCGCCGGCAGCAACGCATCGAAGAAGAAAAGCGCAATCCCACGCTGGTCAACTGA